A window of Kineococcus sp. NBC_00420 genomic DNA:
AGCAGTTCGCGGCGCTCGCCGCTCGCGCCCTCACCCCCAAGCCGATCGCGATGGTCGGGTTGGACCACCTGCACCAGTCCGCCGTGAGCGTCCGCGAGCAGGCGACCCTGATGGTCGACCGCTTGCGGCGCAGGGGAACCGTCACGTTCGCGGAACTCGTCGAGGACGCCGGGGAGGGGGAACTCGGCACGCTGGTCATCGTCGCGCGGTTCCTCGCCGTCCTGGAACTGTTCCGCGAGCGCCGGGTGCGCCTGGACCAGCCCGAGGCCCTGGGTGTGCTGACGGTGCGCTGGGACGCCCAGGCCGAGGCGAACCAGGGTGAGGCGGCGGCCGCGGTGCCCGCGGGGTTGGACGAGTTCGAGGGTGCTCCCGGCGCCCCGGGAGGGAACGGGTCGTGACCGGAGATGTGCTCGACGAGGCGGCGCAGGACGACGGGGGTCGCCGGATCCGCGGTGCGCTCGAGGCCGTCCTCATGGTGGCCGACGAACCGGTGCAGTCGCGCGCGCTGGCCCGCGCGACGGGGGAGAACGCCGACGAGGTCGATCTGCTGCTGCGCGAACTGGCGGGGGAGTACGCCGAGCAGGGGCGTGGGTTCGAGCTGCGCGAGGTCGGCGGTGGGTGGCGGATGTACTCCCGGGCCGAGCACGCCGACGTCGTCGAGGCGTTCCTGCTGGACGGGCAGACCGCGAAGCTGACCCAGGCGGCGCTGGAGACGCTGGCGATCGTCGCCTACCGCCAGCCCGTCAGCCGCGCGCGGGTCTCCGCGGTGCGCGGCGTGAGCGTCGACGGGGTGATGCGGACGTTGCTGACCCGTGGGCTGGTCTGCGAGGCGGGGGTCGAGGTGTCCTCGCAGGCGACGCTCTACCGCACGACGGAGGAGTTCCTGCAGCGGATGGGGCTCGACAGCCTCGAGGACCTGCCGCCGCTGGCGCCCTTCCTGCCGGAGGAGGTGTCGATGGACGACCTCGAGCCGCGGGAGCTCCTGGCCGAGCCGATCCCGCAGTCGATCGCCGAGCCGATCCTCGAGCCGGTTCCGAGCACTCCCGATGTGCGCGACAATGGCGGGTCGGAGCCCGAGGCTCCCGCGGCCGGGCCGGAACCGGAATCGGCCGAACCCCAGCAGCAGGAGGACACACCATGAGCCCGAAGGCGCCCCGCAGCAGCGGTGGCCGAGGGCAGGGCCGCCCCCAGAGGTCGGACCGCCCCAGCACCGGAGGTCGTCCCTCCGGCAAGAGCGGCGGCCGGCCCCAGCAGGGCGGGCCGAAGGGGACCGGCGGGAAGGCCGCACCCGGCGCCCGCCGCGGTTCCGCGAAGCGGATGACGGACAACGTCAAGCCGGCGCCGCAGCCGCCGCGTCGCGGTCCGGGCCCGGTCAGGGCCCACCCCGGCACGGACGTCCACGACCCCGAGGGCGTGCGTCTGCAGAAGGTCCTCGCCCAGGCCGGGGCCGGGTCCCGTCGCGCCTGCGAGGAGATGATCACCGCGGGCCGCGTCACCGTCGACGGTGAGGTCGTCACCGAGCTCGGGGTCCGCATCGACCCGACGCGCCAGGTCGTGCACGTGGACGGCATGCGCTTCTCCATCGACGACGAGCTCGTCTACATCATGGTGAACAAGCCCAAGGGCGTCGTCTCCACCATGTACGACGAGGACGGCCGGCTGAACCTGGCCGACATGGTCGGTCCGCGCGAGGAACGGCTGTTCCACGTCGGCCGCCTCGACCTCGAGACCGAGGGCCTGATCCTGCTGACCAACGACGGGGCGCTGACCCACCGGTTGCAGCACCCCTCGTTCGGGGTGCAGAAGACCTACCTCGCCGAGGTCCGCGGTCCCGTCAAGCGTGACCTCGGGCGCAACCTGCGCGCCGGGATCGAGCTCGACGACGGCCCGGTGCAGGTCGACTCGTTCAAGCTGGTCGACTCCAAGCCGGGCTACGCCCTGGTCGAGGTGATCCTGCACGAGGGTCGCAAGCACATCGTGCGTCGTCTGCTGGAGGCCGAGGGCTACCCCGTCCTGAAGCTGGTGCGCGTGCAGATGGGCCCGATCGTCCTGGGTGACCTCAAGCCGGGCAAGAACCGCCGCCTGACCCGCGGCGAGGTCCAGCAGCTCATGGCGGTCGCGGGGCTGTGAGCGCTGCGCAGTCCGGGACGGATACCCTGCCGCGCGTGTCGGTTCGGGCGGTTCGTGGTGCGGTGCAGGTGGACGTCGACGAGCGCGGGGAGGTGCTGTCGCGGACGAGGGACCTCGTCCAGGAGGTCGTCCAGGCCAACGACCTGACCCTCGACGACTTCATCAGCGTGATCTTCACCTCCACCGCCGACCTGGTCTCGGAGTTCCCCGCCGTCGCGGCGCGGGAGCTCGGGATGGGTGACGTGCCGCTGATGTGCGCGCGCGAGCTCGAGATCGCCGGGTCCATGCCCCGGGTGATCCGCCTGATGGCCCATGTCGAGACCACACGGGCCCGCAGCGAGATGAAGCACGTCTACCTCAACGGTGCGCAGGCCCTGCGGCGCGACATCGCGCAGTGACCGGCCCGGTGGTCCCGACGTGACGCTCGACGCGGCCGCACCGGCCCGCACCCGGGGGACGGTGCGCGTGGTCGGCACCGGCCTGCTGGGCACCTCGGCCGCCCTCGCGCTGACCCTGCGCGGGGTGGACGTGGTCCTCGTCGACCCCTCGCCGACGGCGGTCGCGCTGGCCCGTGACCTGGGTGCCGGTCGCTTCCCCGCGGCGGGCGACGACCCGGCCCTGGTGCTCGTGGCCGCACCGCCCGACGTCGTCGCGGAGGTCGTCGCGGCCGAGCTCGCGGCGTTCCCGCGAGCCGTCGTCACCGACGTCGCCAGCGTCAAGGGCGGACCCCTGGCCAGCCTCACCGCCGCGGGTGCGGACCTGCGTCGCTACGTCGGCAGCCACCCGATGGCGGGGCGGGAACGCTCCGGTGCGGTGTCCGCGCGGACGGACCTGTTCGCCGGTCGGCCCTGGGTGATCGCCGCGACCGGGGTCACCGACCCCGTCGCGGTGCGAGCCGTCCGCGACCTCGCGATGGACTGCGGCGGGGTGCCCGTGACGATGGCCGCGGCCGAGCACGACGCGGCCGTGGCCGTCGTCTCGCACGCCCCGCAGGTCGCCGCGAGTCTCGTCGCCGCCCGCCTGCGCGAGGCCTCCGAGACCGCCGTCGGGCTCGCCGGTCAGGGGTTGCGCGACGTCACCCGGATCGCCGGCAGCGACCCCACGTTGTGGGCGCAGATCCTGGCCGGCAACGCCGCCCCCGTGGCCGACGTGCTCGAGGACCTGCGCCGCGACCTCGACGACGTCGTCGGCGCGTTGCGGGCGCTCGCCCTCGACCCGACGGCTCCCGGCGCCCGCGGTCGCCTGGCCCGGGTGATCGCCGACGGGGGGTCCGGGCGCGACCGGATCCCGGGCAAGCACGGCAGTGCGCCGACGGCCTACACCACCGTCGTCGTGGTCGTCCCCGACCGGCCGGGGGCGTTGGGACGGTTGCTGACGGAGGTCGGCGAGGCGGGCGTGAACCTCGAGGACCTGCGGCTGGAGCACTCCGAGGGGCAGGCCGTGGCGCTGGCCTCCATCGACGTCCTCCCCGCGTCCGCCGACCCGCTCACCGAGGCCCTGCGGGCGCGCGGGTGGACGGTTCCCCGCTGAGCCCGGCCACGGCTCCGGGCCGGCCGGTGACGATTCACGGCGGGGTGCCCGCGTCGACTAACCTCGACCGGTGTCCTCCTCGTCCGCTGCCAGTGGCCCCGTCGCGTCCGCAACCGTCCCCGACGAGGTGTCCGTGGTGAGCAGTTCCCTCGTCGTGGCCGTCGACGGCCCCTCCGGCAGCGGCAAGTCCAGCGTGAGCCGGGCCGCGGCCCGTGCGCTCGGCGTGGCGTTCCTGGACACCGGGGCGATGTACCGCGCGGTGACCTGGGCGGCGATGCGGGACGGGATCGACCTGGGCGACGCGGTCGCCGTCGCCACGCACGTGCGCAGCGTCACCCTCTCGATGGGTACGGACCCCGCGGCGCCCACGGTCGCCGTCGTCGGCGCGGACGGAGCCGAGACCGACCTCACCGAGGCCGTGCGCTCCGCCGAGGTCACCGGCAACGTCAGCGCGGTCGCCTCGGTACCCGACGTTCGCCACGACCTGGTCCTGCGTCAGCGCGCGCTCATCGAGTCCGCCTGCGTCGCACCGCTCGCCGGTCGCAACGCGGGGGTCGTGGCCGAGGGCCGCGACATCACCACGGTCGTCGCCCCCGACGCGGACGTGCGGATCCTGCTGACCGCGGACGAGAGCGTGCGCCTGGCCCGCCGTGCGCAGCAGGACCTCGGTGCGGCCGACGAGGCCGCCGTCGCGGCGACCCGCCACGCCGTCGTCGAACGGGACCGCGTGGACTCCCGCACGACGGCCTTCACCTCCGCCGCCGACGGGGTCGTGACGCTCGACTCCACCCACCTCGACTTCGAGGGCACCGTCGCCGCCGTGCTCGAGGTCGTCGCGCGGGCCACCACGCCCTCCGGGGAGCGGCCGTGAACAAGGCTCCCGTGGGCGGTTCCCATCCCGACGCGCCGAGGCCCTGGACCCGGGCCGTCGGCACGCTCTTCGCTAGGGGCCTCTGGAACTCCAGGGTCATCGGTGCGGAGAACGTCCCGACGACCGGTCCGGTGCTCTTCGCCGCCAACCACGCCTCGATCATGGACGGCCCGTTGCTGTACGGCGTCACGCCGCGGGCCGCGCACTTCCTCGTGAAGAAGGAGATGTTCGAGGGCTCCGCGCTCAACCGCTTCGTCGGCTGGTCGCTCCTGCAGGCCGGGCAGATCCCGATCGACCGGACCCGCGGCGACCGCGACGCGCTGCAGTCCGTGCTCGCCGTCCTCGCCGCGGGCGGCGCGGCCGGGGTGTTCCCCGAGGGCACCCG
This region includes:
- the aroH gene encoding chorismate mutase, which translates into the protein MSVRAVRGAVQVDVDERGEVLSRTRDLVQEVVQANDLTLDDFISVIFTSTADLVSEFPAVAARELGMGDVPLMCARELEIAGSMPRVIRLMAHVETTRARSEMKHVYLNGAQALRRDIAQ
- the cmk gene encoding (d)CMP kinase, which encodes MSSSLVVAVDGPSGSGKSSVSRAAARALGVAFLDTGAMYRAVTWAAMRDGIDLGDAVAVATHVRSVTLSMGTDPAAPTVAVVGADGAETDLTEAVRSAEVTGNVSAVASVPDVRHDLVLRQRALIESACVAPLAGRNAGVVAEGRDITTVVAPDADVRILLTADESVRLARRAQQDLGAADEAAVAATRHAVVERDRVDSRTTAFTSAADGVVTLDSTHLDFEGTVAAVLEVVARATTPSGERP
- a CDS encoding lysophospholipid acyltransferase family protein, coding for MNKAPVGGSHPDAPRPWTRAVGTLFARGLWNSRVIGAENVPTTGPVLFAANHASIMDGPLLYGVTPRAAHFLVKKEMFEGSALNRFVGWSLLQAGQIPIDRTRGDRDALQSVLAVLAAGGAAGVFPEGTRGRGDAASVRSGIAWIALQSGAPVVPVACLGAHRAGEKPRSVPPLRRKLSFCFGEPFTVVKDPGVPGRVALADAVEQVRVKLSSHVLDSLQRTGIHLPEDQDGVDELGLGEMASDDVPGGTR
- the scpB gene encoding SMC-Scp complex subunit ScpB, whose product is MTGDVLDEAAQDDGGRRIRGALEAVLMVADEPVQSRALARATGENADEVDLLLRELAGEYAEQGRGFELREVGGGWRMYSRAEHADVVEAFLLDGQTAKLTQAALETLAIVAYRQPVSRARVSAVRGVSVDGVMRTLLTRGLVCEAGVEVSSQATLYRTTEEFLQRMGLDSLEDLPPLAPFLPEEVSMDDLEPRELLAEPIPQSIAEPILEPVPSTPDVRDNGGSEPEAPAAGPEPESAEPQQQEDTP
- a CDS encoding prephenate dehydrogenase codes for the protein MTLDAAAPARTRGTVRVVGTGLLGTSAALALTLRGVDVVLVDPSPTAVALARDLGAGRFPAAGDDPALVLVAAPPDVVAEVVAAELAAFPRAVVTDVASVKGGPLASLTAAGADLRRYVGSHPMAGRERSGAVSARTDLFAGRPWVIAATGVTDPVAVRAVRDLAMDCGGVPVTMAAAEHDAAVAVVSHAPQVAASLVAARLREASETAVGLAGQGLRDVTRIAGSDPTLWAQILAGNAAPVADVLEDLRRDLDDVVGALRALALDPTAPGARGRLARVIADGGSGRDRIPGKHGSAPTAYTTVVVVVPDRPGALGRLLTEVGEAGVNLEDLRLEHSEGQAVALASIDVLPASADPLTEALRARGWTVPR
- a CDS encoding pseudouridine synthase, which gives rise to MSPKAPRSSGGRGQGRPQRSDRPSTGGRPSGKSGGRPQQGGPKGTGGKAAPGARRGSAKRMTDNVKPAPQPPRRGPGPVRAHPGTDVHDPEGVRLQKVLAQAGAGSRRACEEMITAGRVTVDGEVVTELGVRIDPTRQVVHVDGMRFSIDDELVYIMVNKPKGVVSTMYDEDGRLNLADMVGPREERLFHVGRLDLETEGLILLTNDGALTHRLQHPSFGVQKTYLAEVRGPVKRDLGRNLRAGIELDDGPVQVDSFKLVDSKPGYALVEVILHEGRKHIVRRLLEAEGYPVLKLVRVQMGPIVLGDLKPGKNRRLTRGEVQQLMAVAGL